The Saccharomonospora glauca K62 genome has a segment encoding these proteins:
- a CDS encoding glycoside hydrolase family 64 protein gives MVTRRQFLGISAAALSSPLWAGALTAPFATAAPDNLRFRLVNNSGRTAYAYITGQADADGRAMFVRPDGSVYYPTASGSVPQPLGEDPAVPVDGSTEIVVPRMYGARVYFVTDDKLEFFTVRGADGVTAVVHPNFVSDADPNFGKNWTFAEFTLNAEQLYANISYVDFVAAPVGLHLAHAGGTQEVPGLPDGAIDRIASALREQGDAWPACVQEANGTVLRVLNPNHRAEEFTGYLDDYVDQVWRKYANEPLIIDSQRDDIGLVEGRVEGDDLVFGAERFGRPTTADIWGCNSGPFANNPDTDSEERKAIVPRLAAAFNRTTLLINPHQPHGEDPATFYQHPVTNHYARVVHENLPDGKGYAFAYDDVSANPDEDHSGKVNHGDPELLTVTLGKIR, from the coding sequence ATGGTCACACGTCGGCAATTTCTCGGAATCTCGGCCGCGGCACTCAGCTCGCCACTGTGGGCCGGAGCGCTGACCGCCCCGTTCGCGACGGCCGCGCCGGACAATCTGCGGTTTCGGCTGGTCAACAACTCCGGAAGAACCGCCTACGCCTACATCACCGGTCAGGCGGACGCGGACGGACGGGCGATGTTCGTCCGCCCCGACGGCAGCGTGTACTACCCGACGGCCAGCGGCTCCGTGCCCCAGCCGCTCGGGGAGGACCCCGCCGTCCCGGTAGACGGGTCGACCGAGATCGTGGTGCCCCGCATGTACGGCGCGCGGGTCTACTTCGTGACCGACGACAAGCTCGAATTCTTCACCGTGCGGGGAGCCGACGGCGTAACCGCGGTCGTGCATCCGAACTTCGTCTCCGACGCCGACCCCAACTTCGGGAAGAACTGGACCTTCGCCGAGTTCACGCTCAACGCCGAGCAGCTGTACGCCAACATCAGCTACGTCGACTTCGTCGCCGCCCCGGTGGGTCTGCACCTTGCGCACGCGGGCGGGACCCAGGAGGTCCCCGGCCTGCCCGACGGCGCGATCGACCGCATCGCCTCGGCGTTGCGGGAGCAGGGCGATGCGTGGCCGGCCTGCGTCCAGGAGGCGAACGGGACCGTGCTCCGCGTGCTCAACCCGAACCACCGGGCGGAGGAGTTCACCGGATACCTGGACGACTACGTCGACCAGGTCTGGCGGAAGTACGCGAACGAACCGTTGATCATCGACTCGCAGCGCGACGACATCGGTCTTGTCGAAGGCCGTGTGGAGGGCGACGACCTGGTGTTCGGCGCGGAACGTTTCGGCAGGCCGACCACGGCCGACATCTGGGGATGCAACAGCGGCCCGTTCGCCAACAACCCGGACACCGACAGCGAGGAACGGAAGGCGATCGTGCCCCGCCTCGCCGCGGCCTTCAACCGGACGACGCTGCTGATCAACCCCCACCAGCCACACGGCGAGGACCCGGCGACCTTCTACCAGCATCCGGTCACCAACCACTACGCCCGCGTCGTGCACGAGAACCTGCCCGACGGCAAGGGTTACGCGTTCGCCTACGACGACGTCAGCGCGAACCCGGACGAGGACCACAGCGGCAAGGTCAACCACGGCGATCCCGAGCTGTTGACGGTCACCCTCGGCAAGATCCGCTGA
- a CDS encoding ADP-ribosylglycohydrolase family protein: protein MIDTDSARGCLLAGAAGDALGAPVEFRSWQHIERDFGPRGITDYTARGGYGLGAITDDTQMTLFTLEGLLRARERGTDPVEEVRLAYLDWYATQGGGVARRSGELVHDERLHARRAPGLTCLSALGKIAAGQQEVNDSKGCGGVMRVAPVALVAEPEASDREVFTLAGNLARLTHQHPSGYLSAGAFAVMVRALVASASVEEAVEAGLAALREVASEGDRGETERAVRAAVSLARTGVPEPEVIEQRLGGGWTGESALAIAVCAALCAPDLREGVRVAVNHSGDSDSTGSLTGNLLGARYGAEAIPPEWLGPLECRDLIEKLAERI from the coding sequence ATGATCGACACTGACAGCGCGCGGGGTTGCCTGCTGGCCGGGGCCGCCGGGGACGCACTGGGAGCTCCCGTCGAGTTCCGTTCCTGGCAGCACATCGAGCGGGACTTCGGGCCTCGGGGCATCACCGACTACACCGCCCGCGGCGGTTACGGCCTCGGCGCGATCACCGACGACACCCAGATGACGCTGTTCACCCTGGAAGGGCTGCTCCGCGCACGGGAGCGGGGCACCGACCCGGTGGAGGAAGTGCGGCTCGCCTACCTCGACTGGTACGCCACCCAGGGCGGTGGGGTGGCGAGGCGCAGCGGTGAACTCGTCCACGACGAACGCCTGCATGCTCGCCGTGCCCCCGGTCTGACGTGTCTTTCGGCCCTGGGAAAGATCGCCGCGGGACAGCAGGAGGTCAACGACTCCAAGGGCTGCGGCGGCGTCATGCGGGTCGCCCCGGTGGCTCTCGTGGCGGAGCCCGAGGCGTCCGACCGGGAGGTCTTCACGCTCGCCGGGAATCTGGCCCGGTTGACCCACCAGCATCCCTCCGGCTACTTGTCCGCCGGGGCCTTCGCCGTCATGGTGCGTGCCCTGGTGGCGAGCGCGTCGGTCGAGGAGGCGGTCGAGGCCGGTCTCGCGGCCCTTCGCGAAGTCGCTTCCGAGGGCGACCGTGGGGAGACCGAGCGGGCCGTGCGGGCGGCGGTGTCCCTGGCCCGGACCGGCGTCCCGGAGCCGGAAGTGATCGAGCAGCGTCTCGGCGGTGGATGGACCGGTGAGTCGGCGCTGGCCATCGCGGTGTGCGCGGCGCTGTGCGCGCCGGATCTGCGGGAGGGGGTGCGTGTCGCGGTGAACCACTCCGGCGACTCGGACTCGACCGGTTCCCTGACGGGCAACCTCCTCGGCGCGCGATACGGGGCGGAGGCGATCCCACCCGAGTGGCTCGGTCCGCTGGAGTGCCGCGACCTCATCGAGAAGCTGGCCGAGCGGATCTGA
- a CDS encoding YrhK family protein, whose translation MPNIRESDDGSGTLTVTFGHEELILRRRYEIASICNDLLIALWFVVGSVLFFWDSTTLIGTWLFLLGSIQLAIRPCIRLSRRVHLRRVGGAGAETSRDF comes from the coding sequence ATGCCGAACATCCGGGAATCCGACGATGGGAGTGGCACGCTGACGGTGACGTTCGGACACGAGGAACTGATCCTGCGTCGGCGTTACGAGATCGCCAGTATCTGTAACGACCTGCTCATCGCGCTGTGGTTCGTGGTGGGCAGTGTGCTGTTCTTCTGGGACTCCACCACTCTCATCGGCACGTGGCTCTTCCTGCTCGGAAGCATCCAGCTCGCCATCCGGCCCTGTATTCGGCTGTCCCGGCGGGTCCATCTGCGTCGTGTCGGCGGTGCCGGCGCCGAGACCTCACGCGACTTCTGA
- a CDS encoding 5'-methylthioadenosine/S-adenosylhomocysteine nucleosidase family protein: MNDKVVVILTALDLEYAAVRRRMANTQIHRHVAGTRFEVGTLQGTRCRIALGLVGKGNHAAAVLAERAITEFAPIAVIFVGVAGGLWEKTKLGDVVVATHIYAYHGGTSEDDGLKARPRVWEMTHGLLQISYHLAMNGDWWRDLQRDTEPKVHFGAIAAGEIVHDSRISYEAQWIRQHYNDAIAIEMEAAGVAQAGHLNGSQVAVVRGISDRADGSKTETDIADWQPRAAENAAAFAARLAQELIAEETSETWAGSRMQGRNTVNNNATGPVGIQAGHVTNSTVVMSVDSEHSTNRSLAEQLTALRQLVVREHSNGNLDDDTYEAAQAELNLASEALKRDTPEGKSTVMLALKRLRGLIGDMAELAAKVATAIAAIRGI; this comes from the coding sequence ATGAACGACAAGGTGGTGGTGATTCTCACCGCCTTGGACTTGGAATATGCGGCCGTTCGTCGACGAATGGCGAACACGCAGATACACCGTCATGTAGCAGGAACTCGGTTCGAGGTGGGAACCCTCCAGGGCACGAGGTGCAGAATCGCTCTGGGACTGGTGGGCAAGGGGAATCATGCAGCTGCCGTACTTGCTGAGCGTGCGATAACAGAATTTGCACCGATCGCTGTCATTTTTGTTGGTGTGGCCGGGGGGCTATGGGAAAAAACAAAATTGGGGGATGTGGTAGTAGCGACGCACATCTATGCGTACCACGGGGGTACGAGCGAAGATGATGGACTCAAAGCGCGTCCCCGAGTCTGGGAGATGACACACGGTCTGCTTCAGATCTCATATCACTTAGCCATGAACGGGGACTGGTGGCGCGATCTTCAACGAGATACTGAACCGAAGGTCCACTTCGGCGCTATCGCCGCAGGAGAAATTGTTCACGACTCGCGTATCTCCTATGAGGCGCAATGGATTCGCCAACATTACAATGACGCGATTGCGATCGAAATGGAGGCAGCCGGAGTTGCGCAGGCAGGCCATTTGAATGGTTCACAAGTGGCTGTGGTGAGAGGCATCAGCGACCGCGCGGACGGCAGCAAGACTGAAACCGATATAGCGGATTGGCAACCGCGTGCTGCGGAAAACGCGGCGGCTTTCGCTGCCAGGCTTGCGCAGGAACTGATCGCAGAGGAAACTTCCGAAACGTGGGCGGGGAGCAGGATGCAAGGTAGGAATACGGTCAATAATAACGCGACTGGCCCAGTAGGTATTCAAGCTGGACACGTTACTAATAGCACGGTCGTGATGAGTGTCGACAGTGAACACTCGACAAATAGAAGTTTGGCTGAACAACTCACTGCGCTTCGTCAATTGGTTGTTAGGGAACACTCAAATGGAAACCTTGACGATGACACGTACGAAGCAGCACAAGCGGAATTGAACCTGGCTAGCGAAGCGTTGAAACGTGATACGCCCGAAGGAAAGAGCACCGTCATGCTCGCACTCAAGCGCTTGCGAGGCCTCATCGGGGATATGGCAGAGCTGGCGGCAAAGGTTGCTACTGCGATCGCGGCTATTCGGGGGATTTGA
- a CDS encoding NUDIX hydrolase: MSEDRWTPPSVLLAVDLVILTLRDSLLQVLLVERGVEPYRGAWALPGGFLNNSDEGLKEAAHRELLEEAGLNGSQLHLEQIGTYGDPGRDPRGRIVSVAYLAIAPGLPEPAPGTDAAGASWVPVQEVLCRRRTLAFDHYDILVDGVERAREKLERTALATAFCGSTFTIADLQRVYEAVWGVQLDPRNFYRKVQGVPGFIVATGSVRRTARGRPARVFRAGPCTVLNPPIVRPERTGTGEEKQ, from the coding sequence ATGTCCGAAGATCGGTGGACCCCGCCTTCTGTTCTGCTGGCCGTCGACCTGGTGATCCTGACCCTCAGGGACTCGCTCCTGCAGGTACTGCTCGTGGAACGCGGAGTAGAGCCGTACCGGGGTGCTTGGGCTCTGCCCGGTGGCTTTCTCAACAACTCAGACGAGGGATTGAAGGAAGCAGCCCACCGCGAGTTGCTCGAAGAAGCTGGGTTGAACGGCTCTCAGCTACACCTCGAACAGATCGGAACTTACGGTGATCCGGGACGAGATCCTCGAGGCCGTATCGTTTCGGTGGCCTATCTAGCGATCGCGCCGGGATTGCCGGAGCCTGCACCAGGTACTGATGCCGCGGGAGCTAGCTGGGTGCCTGTCCAAGAGGTGCTGTGTCGGAGACGCACCTTGGCCTTCGACCATTACGACATCCTTGTCGATGGCGTCGAGCGTGCTAGGGAAAAACTCGAGCGTACCGCCCTGGCGACAGCTTTCTGCGGAAGCACGTTCACGATTGCCGACCTGCAGCGAGTGTACGAGGCAGTCTGGGGGGTCCAGCTCGATCCGCGGAATTTCTACCGCAAGGTCCAAGGAGTTCCGGGATTCATCGTCGCCACCGGATCGGTGCGGCGTACGGCAAGAGGACGACCCGCACGCGTTTTCCGAGCAGGTCCGTGCACGGTGCTCAATCCGCCGATTGTGCGTCCCGAACGCACGGGAACTGGGGAGGAAAAGCAATGA
- a CDS encoding tetratricopeptide repeat protein, translating to MAVGTCAEWGCRRMISMSRLRGGNPTALAEPEVWAVEFKMCLDCKATVCDRCSRNRGGGWRRPRCPRCAGKMVNGRRRWERLFERPDPPEVRAYEEGMLRGKRGQWAEALESLDTALRLRPLFPAALLYRAAALRHLGRTDEAVSVLDELIRVDPGNVQAMFDKGTALSALGRLDEAIATYRTAIETEPAYASARVNLAILLLDKGEATEALRLCREAVRLFETRTHAEKASLLQYALGAEGAALLACGRPEEALERLDRAADEGLETPEIYRDRALALEALGRHEEAAQARRMAEDLANRE from the coding sequence ATGGCGGTCGGGACGTGTGCGGAGTGGGGATGTCGCCGGATGATCTCCATGAGCAGGCTGCGAGGAGGAAATCCGACGGCGCTGGCGGAACCCGAGGTGTGGGCCGTCGAGTTCAAGATGTGCCTCGACTGCAAAGCCACGGTGTGCGACCGGTGCAGTCGCAACCGAGGGGGCGGATGGCGCAGACCGCGCTGCCCCCGGTGTGCCGGAAAGATGGTGAACGGCAGGCGGCGCTGGGAACGGCTCTTCGAGCGGCCGGACCCGCCCGAGGTGCGTGCCTACGAGGAGGGCATGCTTCGAGGGAAGCGGGGGCAATGGGCCGAGGCGCTCGAATCGCTCGACACGGCGCTTCGGCTCCGGCCCCTCTTCCCGGCCGCCCTGCTGTACCGGGCTGCGGCGCTGCGCCACCTGGGGCGCACGGACGAGGCCGTGTCCGTGCTCGATGAACTGATCCGGGTCGATCCCGGCAACGTGCAGGCGATGTTCGACAAGGGCACCGCGCTTTCGGCGCTGGGCCGTCTCGACGAGGCCATCGCCACCTATCGCACTGCCATCGAAACCGAGCCCGCCTACGCCTCCGCCAGGGTGAACCTCGCCATACTCCTGCTGGACAAGGGAGAGGCGACCGAAGCGCTGCGACTGTGCCGGGAAGCGGTCCGCTTGTTCGAGACCCGGACACACGCCGAGAAAGCATCCCTGCTCCAGTACGCGTTGGGGGCCGAGGGAGCGGCGTTGCTGGCCTGCGGGCGTCCCGAGGAAGCGCTGGAGCGTCTGGACCGGGCCGCGGACGAAGGCCTGGAAACCCCGGAGATCTACCGGGATCGAGCGCTGGCCCTGGAGGCCCTGGGACGACACGAGGAAGCCGCCCAAGCGCGCCGGATGGCCGAGGACCTGGCGAACCGGGAGTAG
- a CDS encoding RHS repeat-associated core domain-containing protein, which produces MGNIDASSSVSKAQDATYQAAQGGRPGNNKPNTNTTTPSNTTTTPSKTTPAELDQPENSSPRKPGDSSGQHPANQDGPGQKSEGNEKTEKGDTDPIDVVSGQVLDSAEDLTLPGQLPLILRRAYASGYDGGQFFGPGWSSTLDQRIEVSDDAIRYFGDDAQVLRYPKPTEPGQRVYPAHGARWPLLWDADGTVRIEDPHAGLTRHFAATEESRRVRPISAMTNRNGHRITYLYDESGAPVEVRHAGGYRVAVDTVQTESGTRIAGLRLLTREPDSPGITILRYGYDPGGRLSEIVDSSGVPHRYEYDDASRITAWIDRSGGRYRYEYDDAGRAIRGTGPNGFLSTSLHYDNRRRITTVTNSLGHSTEYHYDAHQHVVKIVDPLGHTTTMERDRFGRVHARTDALGNTTRYEYDDHGNVVRVILADGTTATTDYNDHHQPVRVVGPDGAEWRYTYDERGNITATTDPTGATTTYTYDRRGLLAGFTDALGNTTRVQSDALGLVERIDDPAGGFLRYQRDVFGRITEAVDATGRTTRYGWTIEGLPAWREEPDGSRERWSYDASGNAIAYQSTSGHWTTFTYTHFHLPTSRTGRDGGRYEFTYDSELRLVSVTNPQGLEWRYEYDAADRLIAETDFNGRRVSYSPDANGNLVERVNGAGQRVRYQRDAFGRVVKRWVGDRITTLTYDRAGRLVHAVGPEARVDLVRDPVGRTISDSVNGHAVVSEFDAVGRRIARTTPSGTTSRWDYNSVGQPVSFSNHAGSLRFTYDSSGREITRAMGDAAVLTQSWDLAGRLASQTITTTARSRSPMATADGRRVIQHRAYQYRPDGTPLRIDDQLRGERTYSLDQVGRVAAVHAASWREQYAYDSAGNPTSWHVTGSLANDENDGRREFTGTLVRRAGRTVYEHDGQGRVIRRTRRTLSGKEKTWRYVWDADDRLTDVTTPDGTRWHYCYDPLGRRIAKQRLDEDGNPVEETLFFWDGTVLAEQSTRNPDGSDSTRTWDYAPETFRPVAQTDQSRADDQEAVDTAFYAIVTDLIGTPTELIDRDGQIAAAPTTALWGQEVRDDHALVDCPLRFPGQYYDAETGWHYNYTRYYDANTGHYTSPDPLGLDAGPNQHAYVENPLAWWDPLGLKKSDAEMLADAKAIHEAVKVGKSEIGARIAYNGMTVATGEFDGRYVYTVNQNLTSPAMREVAAKLGYERISGKKYTGPNQTDAEQIMLNAYDKGDLTLNNGTSGRIAPSRPACGPKRQDCRGRIAGYPNITLIE; this is translated from the coding sequence ATGGGCAACATCGACGCCAGCTCCAGCGTCTCCAAAGCCCAAGACGCCACCTACCAAGCCGCCCAAGGCGGCCGCCCCGGCAACAACAAACCCAACACCAACACCACCACCCCCTCCAACACGACAACAACACCGTCGAAAACCACTCCGGCGGAACTCGACCAACCCGAGAACTCGTCTCCACGGAAACCCGGCGACAGCAGCGGTCAGCATCCCGCGAACCAGGACGGCCCCGGCCAGAAGTCCGAAGGGAACGAGAAGACCGAAAAAGGCGACACCGACCCCATCGACGTCGTCTCCGGACAGGTACTCGATTCCGCCGAGGACCTCACACTCCCCGGCCAATTGCCGTTGATCCTGCGACGTGCTTACGCCTCCGGTTACGACGGTGGCCAGTTCTTCGGCCCCGGTTGGTCGTCGACACTGGATCAACGCATCGAGGTGTCCGACGACGCAATCCGGTATTTCGGGGACGACGCGCAAGTTCTTCGCTACCCGAAGCCCACCGAGCCCGGACAACGTGTGTATCCGGCTCACGGGGCGCGATGGCCCTTGCTCTGGGACGCCGACGGCACGGTTCGGATCGAAGACCCCCACGCGGGTTTGACCCGCCACTTCGCCGCCACCGAGGAATCTCGCCGTGTCAGGCCGATCTCGGCGATGACCAACCGGAACGGCCACCGCATCACTTACCTGTACGACGAGTCCGGCGCCCCGGTGGAAGTCCGTCACGCCGGGGGTTACCGAGTCGCGGTTGACACCGTCCAAACCGAGTCCGGCACGCGAATCGCGGGGCTGCGACTGCTCACTCGTGAGCCCGACAGCCCGGGGATCACCATCCTGCGGTACGGCTACGACCCCGGCGGCCGACTGAGCGAGATCGTGGACTCCTCGGGAGTCCCCCATCGCTACGAGTACGACGACGCCTCCCGGATCACCGCATGGATCGACCGCTCGGGCGGACGGTATCGCTATGAGTACGACGACGCCGGACGCGCCATCCGAGGAACGGGCCCCAACGGGTTCCTCTCCACCAGCCTGCACTACGACAACCGGCGTCGAATCACCACGGTCACCAACAGCCTGGGCCATTCCACCGAATACCACTACGACGCCCACCAGCACGTGGTCAAGATCGTCGATCCGCTCGGGCACACCACGACCATGGAGCGCGACCGGTTCGGCAGGGTGCACGCCAGAACGGACGCGTTGGGCAACACCACCCGGTACGAATACGACGATCACGGCAACGTCGTACGCGTCATCCTGGCCGACGGGACCACCGCGACCACCGACTACAACGACCACCATCAGCCGGTCCGCGTCGTCGGCCCCGACGGTGCCGAGTGGCGTTACACCTACGACGAGCGTGGCAACATCACCGCCACCACAGACCCCACCGGCGCGACAACGACGTACACCTACGACCGACGTGGTTTGCTCGCCGGGTTCACCGATGCGCTGGGGAACACCACGCGAGTACAGTCCGACGCACTCGGACTGGTCGAACGCATAGACGATCCCGCGGGCGGGTTCCTGCGATACCAACGAGACGTGTTCGGCCGCATCACCGAGGCGGTCGATGCCACGGGCCGCACGACACGATACGGATGGACCATCGAAGGCCTCCCCGCTTGGCGGGAGGAGCCGGACGGTTCCCGTGAGCGTTGGAGCTACGACGCGTCGGGCAACGCCATCGCGTACCAGTCCACGTCCGGACACTGGACCACCTTCACCTACACGCACTTCCATCTCCCCACCTCACGCACCGGGCGTGACGGCGGGCGCTACGAATTCACCTACGACAGCGAACTACGGCTGGTCTCGGTCACCAACCCACAAGGCCTCGAATGGCGTTACGAATACGACGCCGCGGACCGGTTGATCGCCGAAACCGACTTCAACGGCCGCCGTGTCTCCTACTCCCCCGACGCCAACGGCAACCTCGTCGAACGCGTCAACGGCGCGGGCCAACGCGTGCGGTACCAGCGGGACGCGTTCGGTCGAGTCGTCAAGCGGTGGGTGGGCGACCGGATCACCACCTTGACCTACGACCGGGCGGGACGACTCGTGCACGCCGTGGGCCCGGAAGCCCGCGTCGATCTGGTACGGGACCCGGTCGGACGCACGATCAGCGACAGCGTCAACGGGCACGCGGTCGTCAGCGAATTCGACGCCGTCGGACGGCGCATCGCGCGCACCACACCGAGCGGGACGACCTCGCGCTGGGACTACAACAGCGTGGGACAACCGGTCTCCTTCTCCAACCATGCCGGTTCGCTGCGCTTCACCTACGACTCCTCGGGCCGAGAGATCACACGCGCCATGGGCGACGCCGCGGTGCTGACCCAGTCGTGGGACCTGGCCGGGCGACTCGCCAGCCAGACGATCACGACCACCGCACGTTCCCGATCGCCTATGGCCACGGCCGACGGACGTCGTGTCATCCAGCACCGCGCCTACCAATACCGCCCGGACGGCACCCCCTTACGCATCGACGACCAACTCCGGGGCGAACGCACCTACAGCCTCGACCAGGTCGGTCGCGTCGCCGCCGTACATGCCGCGAGTTGGCGTGAGCAATACGCCTACGACTCCGCCGGAAACCCCACGTCGTGGCACGTCACCGGCTCGCTCGCGAACGACGAGAACGACGGCCGACGCGAATTCACCGGAACGCTCGTGCGGCGCGCCGGACGAACGGTGTACGAGCACGACGGTCAAGGCCGTGTGATTCGCCGGACCCGTCGCACCCTGTCCGGCAAGGAGAAGACCTGGCGCTACGTCTGGGACGCCGACGACCGGCTCACCGACGTCACCACCCCCGACGGCACGCGATGGCACTACTGTTACGACCCACTCGGGCGCCGGATCGCCAAGCAACGCCTGGATGAGGACGGAAACCCGGTCGAGGAGACACTCTTCTTCTGGGACGGCACCGTCCTTGCCGAGCAGTCCACACGGAATCCGGACGGTTCGGATTCGACCCGCACCTGGGATTACGCCCCCGAGACGTTCCGTCCCGTCGCCCAGACCGATCAGTCCCGCGCGGACGATCAGGAAGCGGTCGACACCGCTTTCTACGCCATCGTCACCGACCTGATCGGGACTCCCACGGAGCTGATCGACCGGGATGGACAGATCGCCGCCGCCCCCACGACCGCGTTGTGGGGGCAGGAAGTCCGGGACGACCACGCGCTCGTCGATTGTCCACTCCGGTTCCCCGGCCAGTACTACGACGCCGAGACCGGCTGGCACTACAACTACACCAGATACTACGACGCGAACACCGGGCACTACACGAGCCCGGACCCGCTCGGCTTGGACGCGGGACCCAACCAGCACGCCTACGTCGAGAACCCGTTGGCGTGGTGGGACCCGCTCGGTTTAAAGAAATCCGATGCGGAAATGCTCGCCGATGCCAAGGCGATCCATGAAGCCGTCAAAGTCGGAAAGTCTGAGATCGGCGCGAGAATAGCTTACAACGGAATGACCGTGGCCACCGGCGAATTCGACGGACGCTACGTCTACACCGTCAATCAAAACCTGACCTCCCCGGCCATGCGAGAAGTAGCGGCAAAACTCGGGTACGAACGAATATCCGGCAAGAAGTACACCGGGCCGAATCAGACCGATGCGGAACAGATCATGCTCAACGCCTACGACAAAGGCGATTTGACACTGAACAACGGAACTTCGGGACGTATCGCTCCCTCGCGTCCCGCCTGCGGCCCCAAACGGCAGGACTGTCGGGGCAGGATAGCCGGGTACCCGAACATCACGCTGATAGAATGA
- a CDS encoding WXG100 family type VII secretion target has product MSNDSLVAPVESTRKAWTGASLADSVEGLVTSIQSGDWVSGALAGVGLGLEVTSTVLDPFSALLSNGLGWAMEYFEPLRKVLDELTGMPDVVASHAATWNNMATELAAMAEDLSSSLESDLPDWQGGAAEAYQTMMSNNVDAIGGLSAISAAMASATEGAGGLVQMTRDIVRDLIADLVARVVVWAAEAIFVVTIPVVAAQIASAVAKWAGRIFSFVTSLIDSLTNLSKLLNG; this is encoded by the coding sequence ATGAGTAACGATTCGTTGGTCGCGCCGGTGGAGTCGACTCGTAAGGCGTGGACCGGCGCCAGCTTGGCCGACAGCGTCGAGGGCCTGGTCACCTCGATCCAAAGCGGGGACTGGGTCTCCGGGGCACTGGCCGGGGTGGGGTTGGGGCTGGAGGTCACCTCCACCGTCCTGGATCCGTTCAGCGCGTTGTTGTCCAACGGGCTGGGCTGGGCCATGGAGTACTTCGAGCCGCTGCGGAAGGTCCTCGACGAGCTGACCGGCATGCCCGACGTGGTGGCTTCCCACGCCGCGACGTGGAACAACATGGCCACGGAACTGGCGGCCATGGCCGAGGACCTCTCCTCCAGCCTGGAAAGCGACCTGCCCGACTGGCAGGGCGGGGCGGCCGAGGCCTACCAGACGATGATGTCCAACAACGTCGACGCCATCGGAGGGCTGTCGGCGATCTCGGCCGCGATGGCCTCGGCCACCGAAGGCGCGGGTGGTCTGGTGCAGATGACCCGCGACATCGTGCGCGATCTAATCGCCGACCTGGTGGCGCGGGTGGTCGTGTGGGCGGCCGAGGCGATCTTCGTGGTGACGATCCCGGTGGTCGCGGCCCAGATCGCCTCCGCGGTGGCCAAGTGGGCCGGCCGCATCTTCTCCTTCGTCACCAGTCTGATCGACAGCCTGACCAACCTGAGCAAGCTTTTAAACGGCTGA
- a CDS encoding tryptophan-rich sensory protein: MRGDESTRAKAGVSDAMRAFALLAAMILQTVAGAIGGSGAWGEPVGSVARAYPTILLPGGTAFSIWSLIYVLGIALAVRAVLPRQRRRDVQRSVGWWLVAAGMLNAAWVVAFTQRGFVPAQVIIVALLVVLCVALARLAARPAEGWADRLLLHTPVGIYAGWVTVATVTGAATTGAALGVTFSSTVATILAVVVALGAAAIAALATVRLRPVVGFAAAVAWGLGWIAVETPSGAVSAATAVGAVAVLLTTVWSLRRDADETRTARG, translated from the coding sequence GTGCGTGGTGACGAAAGCACCCGAGCCAAGGCAGGCGTCAGCGACGCGATGCGTGCCTTCGCGCTGCTGGCCGCGATGATCCTGCAGACGGTGGCCGGGGCCATCGGCGGCAGCGGAGCGTGGGGTGAACCGGTGGGTTCGGTGGCGAGGGCGTATCCCACCATCCTGCTGCCCGGCGGTACCGCCTTCTCCATCTGGAGCCTCATTTACGTCCTCGGCATCGCGTTGGCGGTGCGGGCCGTTCTCCCGCGCCAGCGACGACGGGACGTGCAGCGCAGTGTCGGCTGGTGGCTCGTCGCGGCCGGAATGTTGAACGCGGCATGGGTCGTGGCGTTCACCCAGCGAGGGTTCGTGCCCGCGCAAGTGATCATCGTGGCGTTGCTCGTCGTGCTCTGCGTCGCGTTGGCGCGCCTGGCGGCTCGGCCGGCCGAGGGGTGGGCCGACCGGCTTCTGCTGCACACGCCGGTGGGCATCTACGCGGGGTGGGTCACGGTGGCGACCGTGACCGGCGCGGCGACGACCGGTGCCGCGCTCGGTGTCACGTTCTCCTCGACCGTGGCCACGATCCTCGCGGTGGTGGTCGCACTCGGCGCGGCGGCAATCGCGGCACTCGCCACGGTGCGCCTGCGTCCGGTGGTGGGCTTCGCCGCCGCCGTGGCGTGGGGCCTGGGATGGATCGCGGTCGAGACCCCGTCGGGGGCGGTGTCCGCGGCGACGGCCGTGGGAGCCGTGGCCGTTCTCCTCACGACGGTCTGGTCACTCCGGCGCGATGCCGACGAGACGAGGACGGCGCGGGGGTAG